The proteins below are encoded in one region of Ferruginibacter lapsinanis:
- a CDS encoding protein-disulfide reductase DsbD domain-containing protein codes for MYKYLFLILFSALAGSVSAQQNPVKWTFSAKKLAGDKNKYELKITATLPKGWHIYSQNTPEGGPEPTKFTFAKNALVTNTSKPKEVGKLVKQHDENFGIDVLHYADKVDFVQVVTVKGKIKTNVSGEVYYMVCTDSRCLPPTTTPFNIALK; via the coding sequence ATGTATAAATACTTATTTTTAATATTGTTCTCAGCATTGGCAGGTTCGGTCAGTGCACAGCAAAATCCGGTTAAATGGACCTTTAGTGCAAAAAAACTGGCGGGTGATAAAAATAAATATGAATTAAAGATCACTGCTACTCTTCCTAAAGGATGGCATATTTATTCTCAAAATACACCTGAAGGTGGTCCGGAGCCAACAAAGTTTACCTTTGCTAAAAATGCCTTGGTGACAAACACAAGTAAACCAAAAGAGGTGGGTAAGCTGGTTAAACAACATGATGAAAATTTTGGCATAGATGTGTTGCATTATGCTGATAAGGTTGATTTTGTGCAGGTAGTTACTGTTAAAGGCAAAATCAAAACTAATGTGAGCGGAGAAGTGTATTATATGGTCTGTACAGATTCCAGATGTTTGCCGCCAACAACAACTCCATTTAATATAGCACTAAAATAA